Proteins from a genomic interval of Cydia amplana chromosome 8, ilCydAmpl1.1, whole genome shotgun sequence:
- the LOC134650604 gene encoding uncharacterized protein LOC134650604, which yields MDIIERIYRNIRVQLCNLPATVPKAVDYVNKSVQKVKIPPFTRDNVLYYYLPMQGLVSYTTLSISVMNPHLMVRLFPRRDVTDLLFLSAGGGAGLWLWARPHMAAAVPARRFSWAFLGGCLWPLGSIFLWAILRSSVGQRPVIGTFLGVTTGAMLTNIALDYFHYVELMFCGEVHLPDEVYSPNSDDEKYDIDI from the exons ATGGATATTATAGAAAGAATTTATCGGAACATTCGAGTACAGCTTTGCAACCTGCCGGCTACAGTGCCTAAAGCTGTGGATTATGTTAATAAGTCAGTGCAAAAAGTGAAAATACCACCATTCACAAGGGACAATGTGTTGTACTACTATTTACCAATGCAAGGTCTGGTCAGTTACACAACACTATCAATATCTGTTATGAATCCTCATTTAATGGTCAG GTTATTTCCACGACGAGATGTCACTGACCTCTTGTTCCTATCGGCTGGAGGTGGAGCAGGTCTATGGCTCTGGGCCCGTCCCCACATGGCAGCGGCAGTGCCAGCTAGAAGATTCTCCTGGGCATTCCTCGGGGGCTGCCTCTGGCCGCTCGGCTCAATATTCTTGTGGGCTATACTGAGGAGCTCAGTTGGACAGAGGCCGGTAATTGGCACTTTTCTCGGAGTGACCACAGGAGCAATGCTAACTAATATTGCGCTTGACTACTTCCACTATGTAGAGCTAATGTTCTGCGGGGAGGTGCACCTTCCTGATGAAGTGTACAGCCCTAATAGTGATGAcgagaaatatgacattgatatctAA